The following DNA comes from Candidatus Atribacteria bacterium ADurb.Bin276.
AGTTTCGATAGCAAGGATAACCGATGATTGGGCATGAAATTGTTTGGCTTTCTGAGCAAAGAGGTTGAGAATTTCCAATTGGGAAACCAGGGGAATTATTTGGTTCTCAATAATTACATTGATTTCTTCTTTCATAGGAAGACGGATTAATTGATATTGGGCTTTATGGCCAAAGCGGTCGATCAATTTCAGGAGATTGGATAAATTTGAGTCAGCGAAAGATCGAATTCCGGAGCCATAGAGTAGGTCAGTTATTTTATAATCGGCACAAAATCCTTTGGTGACAGCGACTGGTTTCAGCATCCACTCGGAACATTTTTTTTGAAGGGTTTCGATATTTTGTTTCAGCTTAGATAAATTAATTTCAAGAAGTGGATACAACCCAACCACCACCAAAGTTTTTTTTATTTTTACCGGGAATTTTGGAAAACCAAAAAACACCTGAAACAAAAAGAGCCCCCAGACTTCGGGGGCTCCGATAATTAAAAATATTACCGTTTAGAGAATTGAAAACGAGCCCGTGCTGACCGCTGACCATATTTTTTCCGCTCTTTCATGCGAGGATCGCGAGTTAAAAGTCGGGCTTTTTTTAAGGTTGGTTTTAAATTTTCATCAATTTTGATCAATGATCTGGAAATACCCAATGCCATGGCTCCTGCCTGGCCGCTTAAACCCCCACCTTCTACTATGACGTTAACGTTAAAGCGACTATCACTCCCGGTCAGGGCTAATGGACGGGTAGCTAGTATTTGGAGCACTGGTTGGGGAAAATAATCTTTCAATTCTCTCCCATTAATAACTACTTTGCCACTTCCCAAAGTCAACCATACCTTAGCGATCGATGTTTTTCTTCTCCCGGTTGCGTAATACTTCATATCCATACTCACGTCATTCACTCCTTAGATCAAGAGGAATCGGGTT
Coding sequences within:
- the rpsI gene encoding 30S ribosomal protein S9, whose product is MSMDMKYYATGRRKTSIAKVWLTLGSGKVVINGRELKDYFPQPVLQILATRPLALTGSDSRFNVNVIVEGGGLSGQAGAMALGISRSLIKIDENLKPTLKKARLLTRDPRMKERKKYGQRSARARFQFSKR